The following DNA comes from Rhodanobacter sp. AS-Z3.
GCGCGCGGTTAGCCGGTGGCCGGGTCATGGTCACGCCGTTCGGTGATATCCCGGTGCCGAATATCACGCCTGATCGCGAGACCGGTCTGGGTGAATGGAGTTTCGAGGATTTCTGGCAGGCGCTGCATGCCGGCAAGGGACGTCATGGCGAGCTGTTGTATCCGGCGTTTTCGTATACCTCCTACACCAAGGTAAGTCACGACGATGCGCTGGCCATGTTTGCCTGGCTGCAGTCGCTGCCGCCGGTGCACCAGCCTGCTCGTGCGCCATCGCTGGCGTTTCCGTACAGTGTGCGCAACAGCCTGAAAGCGTGGCGCGCACTGTATTTCAACGAGGGTGAATTCAAGCCCGATCCGGCGCAATCGGCCGAATGGAATCGCGGTGCGTATCTGGTGCAGGGCCTCGGCCATTGCAACGAATGTCATGCGGCGCGCGATTCGCTGGGTGGTACGGCGAACAACGCGCTTCTCAGCGGCGGAAAGATCCCGGTGCAGGATTGGTACGCGCCCGATCTGAGCACGCGCGAGCACGGCGGCCTCGAGGGCTGGAGTGCACAGGACATCGTCGACCTGCTGAAGACGGGGCAATCCTCCAGGGGTGTGGCATTCGGGCCGATGGCGGCGGTGATCTCCGACAGCACCCAGCACATGACCGAGGCCGACCTGCACGCGGTGGCCAACTATCTGCAGTCGCTGCCGCCGCGCGCTCCGGCGACGGTAGCGACGACACCGTTCGACGCGAAGGCACTGACCGAGCAAGGCAGCAAAGTCTATGCACAGCATTGCGTTGATTGCCATGGCAAGCAGGGCGAGGGTGTAGCCGGTGTCTATCCGCCACTGGACGGCAATTCCTCGGTGACGGAACCGACCGGCATCAATGCGACGCGAATGGTTTTGCTGGGCGGTTTTGCTCCGGTCACCGCCGCCAACCAGCGGCCGTATTCGATGCCGCCGTTTGCCCAGCAATTGAGTGATGCCGACGTGGCGGCGGTGGTGACTTACCTGCGTCGCAGCTGGAGCAACCACGGTTCGATCGTGCGTTCCGAGCAGGTCCGCGCCTCGCGGCATACACCGGTCGATTGAGTCGGCTTCGTGTGACGCCGCTGTCGTAGGGCGGGCACTGCCCGCCGGCTCTTCGCTCATTCAAAAGCCGGCGGGCAGTGCCCGCCCTACCGTGGCTTGCCGATGGCGTGGTACCGCTCGCTCAAGGCCAGCCACGGCTTGATGTCCCAGTGACCACGTGCCTGTCCGGAAGGTGACGGCAGCACGAACAGTTGGGTGCTGCCGATCGTCTCGTCTTGCAGGCCATAGCCGACCGCATGCCCGAGCGCAGCGCGTGCCGCGTTCTTGCTGGTGAAGGCGAGCAGGCGTGGCGAATAGCGTTCGATCTTGCTGCGCAACGCGGGTGCGTCGAACGCATCATGCGGCAGTTCGTCGTCATTGCCTGAGTGGCGTTTGGCCAGATCGGTGAGGCCGATGCCGTAGTCGGGCAGCAGCGGAAATTCCGCCGGAGCCAGCAGGCGCCGCGTCAGGCCAGCTTCGAACAGCGCACGCCAGAACAGGTTGCCGGGGTGGGCGTAGTAGGCGTGTTCTGCGGCGGAGCGCTTGCCGGCGGCGGTGCCGCAGAACACCAGCGCGAGGCCTGCTTGCAGCAGGTCGGGCAGCACGTGGTCGTCAGTCGGCCGCGACATGTTCGTCCAGCAGGAAGTCGGTGAACTGGAAGCGGTCATCGCGCAGCACCGATTCGCCGCGACGCAGCTTCAATGGCTGGCGGAACAACGGGCCGGCGTAGCTCAGCGTGTGGAATTCGCCGCGCTCGCCGCAAGGATCAACCCCGGCGGGCAGCGCGTCGAGCAGGGCCGCATCGTAGGGGCGTCCACAATAGCTGGCGTCGAGTTGCTGGGTGTCCACACAGCACAGCATCGCGCGGTGGCCTGCGCGGAGGAAGTGGCGTGACAGGCTGGCGGTGTCTTCGCCCCACAGCGGAAATACCGCGCGCCAGTTTTCGCGACCCAGTTGGCGGACACGGTAGTCGCGCACGTCTTCCAGAAACAGATCGCCGAACGCGCAATGACGGATCCCCGGCCAGCGCATGCGTGCCTCCACCAGCGCCTGTGCGTGTGCTGCCTCGTACGCTTCGTTGCTACCCGGCCAGTCCAGCATCACTTCGACCAGCGGCAGCCCCAGTGAGCTGGCCTGGGCCAGCAGCACGTCGCGCTGCGTGCCATGCATGGCCACTCGCTGGTAATTGCGATTGACCGTGGTCAACAGCCCGACCACCTGCCATTGCGGATCGGCCAACAGTCGCTGCAGGGCGAGCAGGCAGTCCTTGCCGCCGCTCCAGGCCAGCAGGATGGGCGTAGTCATGGCTTGGGCTCCAGGGTGGCTCGTCCGGCGATCGTGTTCATTTGGCGTAATTCGGTATGTGAATGCAGATTCCATGCCGCAGTTCATCGACAGTCTACGGCTGCACCGCTATAAAGATGGTCTGTCCGGGGAGTATGCAGTGAGCGAAGAAATTCTGATCAACGTGACCCCACGCGAAACCAGGGTCGGGGTGGTCGAGAACGGCATGTTGCAGGAGGTGCATGTCGAGCGTGCGTCAAAGCGCGGTTACGTGGGCAACATCTACAAGGGACGCGTGCAACGGGTGATGCCGGGCATGCAGGCGGTGTTCGTGGAGATCGGGCTGGAGCGCGCGGCGTTCCTGCATGCCTCGGACATCGTGCGACCCACGCCGGTCGAAGGCAGCGAAGGCAATGGCCACGTGCCGTCGATCAGTGAGCTGGTGCACGAAGGCCAGGAGATCGTGGTGCAGGTGGTCAAGGACCCGATCAGCACCAAGGGTGCGCGACTGTCGACACATCTGTCGATTCCTTCCCGCTATCTGGTGCTGCTGCCGTATGCGCGCACGCTGGGCATCTCGGCGCGGATCGAGGATGAGGAAGAGCGCCAGCGCCTGCGTGATGTGTTGAATCCGCTGATCGGCGAAACGCCGCTGGGCTATATCGTGCGTACCAATGCCGAGGGGCAGAGTGCCGAGTCGCTCGCGTTCGACGTGACCTATCTGGGCAAGGTCTGGCGTGTGGTGCAGGAAAACATCGCCAAGGCGAAGATGGGCGAGCGCGTTTACGAGGAGTTGTCGCTGCCGCTGCGAAGTCTGCGCGACATGCTCAACGAGGATATCGAAAAGGTGCGCGTGGACTCGCGCCTCACCTTCGAGAATGTGGTCAAGTTCGTGCACAAATTCATGCCGAATCTGGACGACCGCATCGAGCATTACGACGGCGAGCGGCCAATCTTCGACCTGTACGGTGTCGAGGACGAAATGCAGCGCGCGCTGAAGAAGGAAGTGCCGCTGAAGTCCGGTGGTTATCTGGTGGTCGACCAGACCGAGGCGATGACCACGATCGACGTCAACACCGGCGCCTACCTCGGCACGCGCAACCTGGAAGAGACGGTCTACCGCACCAATCTGGAAGCGGCCCAGGCGGCGGCGCGTCAGCTGCGCCTGCGCAACCTGGGCGGCATCATCATCATCGACTTCATCGACATGAGCGATGAAGAACACAAGCGCCAGGTACTGCGCATGCTGGCCAAGGGCCTGGCACGCGATCACGCCAAGACCACCGTGTATCCGATGTCGGCGCTGGGCCTGGTCGAGATGACCCGCAAGCGCACCACCGAAAGCCTGGCCCGCCAGCTGTGCGAGCCGTGCCCGGCCTGCAACGGTCGTGGCCTGTTGAAAACCGCCGAGACGGTGACTTACGAGATCTTCCGCGAGATCACCCGCGCCGTGCGCCAATTCAATGCACAGAAGCTGCTGGTGATGGCGAATCCGGCGGTGGTCAACCGGATTCTTGAGGAAGAATCCAGCGCGGTGGCCGAGTTGGAGGAGTTCATCTCCAAAAGCATACGCTTCCAGGCGGAAGAGCATTATTCGCAGGAACAGTTTGATGTTGTCTTGCTGTAAATGGATCGTGGATTGCCGCGCGTGAACGTGCTGTGGCAGCGCCGGTTGCACCGTTGCGCGCGCGCCTCGGGTTGGTTGGCCGGCATTGCGCTGATTCTGCTGGCCGTCGTGGCGGCGTTGTCGCAGCTGCTGCTGCCCTTGCTGGCACAGCATCCGGAGTGGGTGGCAGCGCAACTCAGTGCACGCCTGCAACGACCGGTGAGCTTCGAGTCGATGGAGGGGCGCTGGACGCCGTCCGGTCCTGAGTTCGTGATGCGTGGCGTGACCGTAGGCGCTGCTGCGGGCCAGGCTGGTGCGGTGGTGAAGCTGCCCGAAGCCGATTTGCGGTTCGATTTTGGTGGCTGGCTGCTGCCGTCACGGCATCTGATCAATCTGCATGTTCGCGGCCTGCAACTCGACCTGTTGCATCAGGTTGATGGCTGGCACGTCAACGGCATCGGTGCGGCCGGCGGCAATGCACGACAGCCGCTCTCCCTGGGGCATTTGTCAGCCGACCTGTGGCTGGAAGATCTGCGTGTCTCGGTGACCGACGCTGTGCTGGACAAGCATTACATCGTGTTGTCAAAACAGCTGCGGCTGAGTCGTCAGGGTGATCAGTTGCGTTTTGCCGGCGCGCTTCGACGCGAAGGCGTCGCCGCCACCGTGCATAGCGTTGGTCGCTTTCAGCTCGATGGCAGCGCCGGTCAGGTCTGGGCCAGTGTTGACGGCGCCGAATTGAAACCCTTGCTTGATGGCGTCGATCTGTCCGGCTATGCGGTGCAGGACGGTCACGGCAAGATCAGCGCGTGGCTTGACTGGCGCGACGGTCGACTTGATCGCAGCCTGCTCCAGCTGAACCTGGACAGCTTGAGCGTCAGCGCGACGGGCGGCGACACCGTCCATGTCACCTCGCTCCACGCCCTGGCTGGCGTCCAGCGCGCTGATGACGGTTACCAATTGCGTTGGGCGGGCAGCGATGGCAGTGCGCTGGTGCTGAATCTGCATCAGCCGGGTACCGAACAGGTGGCGGTGGATGCGGTGGCGCGCCAGCTGCAGCTGGCTCCGTTGTTGCCATGGCTGGCATTGAAGCCGGGCCTGTCGCCGGCGCTGTCGCAATGGCTGGGCAGTGGCCATCCGCGCGGCGAAGTGAAACAGCTTCGGCTGCAGTGGAATCACCACGATGGCCTGCGCGCGCTGGAGCTGGCCTTCAGTGGCGTAGGCATCGATGCGGTGGGCACGTTGCCCGGGCTGGACAGCCTTGACGGCGAGTTGCGCGGCGATGCCGGGGCGTTGTCGGTGACCTTGCCCAGTCAGCCCGCCACGGTAGATCTTCCACAGTTCCGTCAGCCGTTTGTCTTGTCCAGATTCGGCGGCACCTTGGCATTCTGGTCGCAGGATGGCCAGTCGCACCTGGGCATCGATACGCTGGATTTCAGCGGTGCCGGTTATGCCGGCGAAGCACGCGGCGAAGTGGTGTTGCCCACGCAAGGTGGTGCGCCGTTCGTCGAACTGTATGCACAGCTGGATCACGCCGACCTTGCCGCAGCCAAGCTGTTCTGGCCGCGGTCGATGTCGCCCGCCAGCGTCGCATGGCTCGATCGTGGCCTGCAGGCCGGCCAGCTGGACGATGCCCAGGTAGTGCTGCGCGGCAACCTGCAAGACTGGCCGTTTCCTCACAACGAGGGGCGCTTTGAAGCCCACGCAGCGATCAGTGGTCTGAGCCTCGACTACGGCAAGGATTGGCCGCGGGCCGAGGACATCACCGCGGTGGCCAGCTTCGTCAACAACGGCATGCTGGTCGAGGCCAGTGGCGGCCACGCGCTGGGTGTGAAAACCGACAAGGTGGTGGCGTTGATTCCTGATTTTGCCGACCCGCTGCTCGATCTCAATGCACAGGGCAGCGGCAGTGGCAGCAGCTTGATGGAATTCGTGCGCAAGAGTCCAGTCGGCAGCCACGTGGCCGATACGCTGGCCAAGTTGAAGCTTGGTGGCAGTGGCAGCTTCGCCTTCCACCTGATCTTGCCGATGAAGCATGATGATGTTTCGGCGCAACTTGATGGCGTGGCCCAGCTGAAGGATGCCGACCTCAGCGCGCCGGAGTGGAACCTCAAGCTGGACAAGCTCAACGGCCCGCTGAAGTTTGATCTGCACGGCATGCAGGCCGGCCCGCTGGATGCAGGCTTCCGTGGCCAGCCATCGAAGCTGCAACTGACCGTGGCCGGTGCGAACACCGATCCGGCTACCGTGCTGTCAGCGCAGTTGCAAGGCGACTATCGCGTGGATGAACTGGTGCGCGACTACCCCACACTGGACTGGCTCGGCAAGCTGTCCGATGGGCGCGGTCCGTTCGATATCGGTTTCACCATCGCGCATGTCGCCGGCAGCGACGCGCTCAGCCAGACGCTCAGCGTCGACTCACCCATGCAGGGCGTCGCGCTGAGTCTGCCGGCGCCGTTGCACAAGGTCGCTGAAGAAAATCTGCCGTTGCACCTGAGCATGAGTTTGCCCATCAGCGGCAGCGAATTGCGCTTCGGTCTCGGCGATGCGTTGCGCGGCTATCTGCGGCTTGCCGATGGCGAGCAGCGTCCGCTGGTGGGCACGTTGGCGCTGGGTGCACAGATGCCGACAACGCTTCCCGATCACGACCTGCGCGTTCGCGGTCATGCCAGCAAGCTCGATGTCACCGGCTGGGTGCAGCAGGTAGCCGGTGGCAGCGGCAGCGGTGGGCCTGGGCTGGAAAGTCTGGACATCAGCACCGATCAGGCACAGTGGTTCGGCAATCAATTGGGTCCGTTGAAACTGCAGGCGCAGCCGCAGCCGGATGTACTCAGTGTGGAGGTGGAAGGGCCGGCCATGCTCGGCAATTACAGCGTGCCCACGCGCGAGCTGGACAAGCGCGGAGTCACCGCGCGCCTGAAGCGCATGTACTGGCCCAAGGCTGCCCCGGCTGAAGCTTCCAGCCCGCTGCACAAGGCCGCGGACAAAGCGCCCGCGTCGCTCGCGACGGCGCCCGCGCTAGCGCTGCAAGACCCGGCCAATACCGGCATCAATCCGGCGGCCTTGCCGCCGTTCCATCTATGGGTGGGCGACCTGCGCCTGGGTGATGCGAAGCTTGGTGAGGCGCGACTGGAAACCTGGCCGACGCCCGATGGTTTGCACATTGAACAGTTGCGTGCCCTGTCCAGTCGCGTACAGATCAATGGCAGCGGCGACTGGAACGGCGATGCGCGTTCCAGTCATACCCACATGCGGATCAACTTCGCCGCCGAGGATCTCGGTGGCATGCTCGGTGCGCTGGGTTTCGATGGGCTGGTCAACGGCGGCAAGACGCATGACCAGCTTGATGCGCGCTGGCCCGGTTCACCCAGCGGGCTGTCGCTGGCGACCATGGATGGCACGCTGAGCATCCAGGTCAATGACGGTCGTATTCCCGAGGCGACATCACCCGGTGTGGGTCGCCTGCTCGGGCTGGTTTCGCTGGCGGAACTGCCGCGCCGGCTCACCCTGGATTTCGGCGACGTGTTCGGCAAAGGGCTGGCGTTCGATTCGATCAGTGGCGATTTCAAACTGGCCAACGGCAATGCGACCACCACCAACCTGGTGATCGATGGGCCGGCTGCCAACATCAAGGTGACTGGCCGCACCGGTCTGCGCGCCAAGGATTACGACCAGCAGATGCTGGTGATTCCACACGTTGGCAACAGCCTGCCGCTGGTTGGCGCGGTGGTCGGTGGGCCGATTGGTGCAGCGGCGGGCTTTGCGGTGCAGGGCATTCTCGGCAAGGGCTTGAACCAGGCCGCCAGCGCGCGTTACCAGATCACCGGCAGCTGGGAAAATCCCGTCATTACCCTGCTCGAAAAACACGCCGCACCGCTGCCTGTTGCACCGTTGCTCAGTCCCGACGGCAACTCGCCCGCGGCTGCGGCAAGCGCAGGCACGCCGGCGCCGCCAACATCCCTGCGGGTTCCAGTGGCCGCAGCCAGCAGCGTCGCGCCGGCCTCGTCGAGTTCGGTCCGGCACTGAATTCGTGCACGAGCTACCGGCGGATCACTCCGTCGGTTTGCCGTCGGTCTTGTGCCCGCGGAATGGAAACAGCTGCTGTTTCACGAAGCCGTCCGGCATGTAGTCACCGACCACACCATAGCTTTCGGGAAACTGGTTCTTCGACTTCACTGCGGTGCCGAACAGGTAGTCGAGAAACGCGTAATGTGCGGCGTAGTTCTTGTCGATCGCTTCGTCATCCGACGCGTGATGCCAGTGATGGAAGTCCGGGGTCACCAGCACGTATTTCAACGGTCCCCACGGCAAGTGCACGTTCGCGTGGTTGAACACCGCCTGGAAACCCACAATCAGGATGTAACCGTTCATGGCCGCCTCGGAAAAACCGAGGATGTACAGCGGCGCCAGCACGCAGACGCGAGTGAAGATCAGCTCCAGCATGTGCTGGCGTGAACCGGCCAGCCAGTCCATCGTCTTCACGCTGTGATGCACCGAATGGAAGCGCCACAGGAACGGTATCTCGTGGTACGCGCGATGCGTCCAGTACTGGGCGAGGTCCGCCACCAGCACGCACAGCAGCAACTGCGGCAGGAACGGAATGTGCTGCACGCCCTGCTGGAAGTTGCTGCTGACCAGCCAGCCGAACATGTGGTGCAACAGGAAGTTCACCGACAGCAGGGCCAGCCCCACGATGAAATGATTCACCGCGAAATGTTTCAGGTCCGTCTGCCATTCCTTGCGGAAAATCGCCTGGCCCTTGTACAGCGGAAACAGCTTCTCGATCACCACGAAAATCAGCGTGGAGCCGAGCAGGTCGAGGATGAACCAGTCCAGCCCGATGTACGGCGTGTGGTCGGGGAATGCGCCTACCGGCACGCGCGAACCGCCCAGTGCTACCGCGGCGATCACCAGCACGAAGGCCATCACGTTGAGGTTGCGCTGGCGATTGAGAATGACATTGGCCAGCGACATGCCACCGGCCACCAGCAGGCCGACCAGCAACACCTGGCGCAGCACGTCCACCGAATACTTGTGGCGCAGGTCCGGTGTGGTCAGGTATTGCGGAAAATGGAACGCGATCACCGCCAGCAGGCAGAGGAAGCCGAGCGACAGTGCGATCACGCCAGTGATCTTGCCCAGCCCCGGTTTCAGCTCGCCGTCGCGATGCAACAGTTCGCGTGTTTCGGCTACCGGCCGCGCAGCACGAGTGACGGCGTCGCGCGCCGCTTGACGCCTGGAATGTTCGCTCACGGGTGATTCTTCACTGATGGGCCGGTTGGCGTTGTCGCATGGTAGTGGAAGACCGCCTGCGCAGGCTTTAAAGGGCCGCGCCGCAACCCCATGTGGGATAGTTCCGGAATCGCCACAGACCGAACACATCCCATGGATTCATTGATTGCCCTCGCCGAAAGCAAGCTGTTGTCCCCCGGCGGCATTGCCACCGGTGACCTCGACCGCGTATTCGCCCAGTTGATGGGCCCGTCCATCGACGCGGCCGACTTGTACTTCCAGCATTCGCGCAGCGAGTCGTGGACGCTGGAAGAGGGCATCGTCAAGGACGGCAGCCACTCGATCGAGCAGGGCGTGGGTGTGCGCGCGATGTCCGGCGAAAAGACCGGCTTCGCCTATTCCGACGAAATCGTGCTGCCACAGTTGCTGGAAGCCTCCAAGGCCGCGCGTGCGATTGCCCATGATGGCAACGGTGCCGGCAAGCCGCTGGCGCTGCACAATGCCCGCGCGTTGTACCCGGCGATCGACCCGGTCGAAAGCCTGCCCAATCCCGACAAGATCGCCTTGCTGCGCGAAGTCGACGCCTATGCGCGCTCGCGCGATCCGCGCATCAAGCAAGTCATCGTCAGCCTCGCCGCCACGATGGATACCATCCTGATCGCCGCCTCCGACGGCACTTTGGCTGCCGACGTGCGCCCGCTGGTGCGCATCAACGTGCAGGTAATCGCCGAGCAGAACGGTCGCCGCGAACAGGGTTACGCCGGCGGCGGTGGCCGTTACGGTTATGGCGAACTGATCGAGAACGGTCGCGCGCTCGGCTTCGCCGACGAAGCCGTGCGCCAGGCGCTGGTCAACCTCGATTCGGTCGACGCCCCCGCCGGCCAGATGACCGTGGTACTCGGACCCGGCTGGCCCGGCGTGCTGCTGCACGAGGCCATCGGCCACGGGCTGGAAGGCGACTTCAACCGCAAGGGCAGCTCCGCCTTCTCCGGACGCATCGGCGAGCGCGTCGCCGCCAAGGGCGTCACCATCGTCGATGACGGCACCCTCGCCGGTCTGCGCGGCTCGCTCAGCATCGACGACGAAGGCACCCCGACCGAGTGCACCACGTTGATCGAGGATGGCATTCTAAAAGGCTATATGCAGGACAAGCTCAACGCGCGCCTGATGGGCATGGCGCCTACCGGCAACGGCCGCCGCGAATCGTTCAACGCACTGCCGATGCCGCGCATGACCAACACCTACATGCTGGCCGGTTCGCATGATCCGGCCGAGATCATTCGCTCGGTGAAGAAGGGTTTGTACGCACCGAATTTCGGCGGTGGTCAGGTCGACATCACCAACGGCAAGTTCACGTTCTCGGCCTCCGAGGCTTACCTGATCGAAGACGGCAAGATCACTCGTCCGGTGAAGGGTGCCACCTTGATCGGCTCCGGTCCCGAGGTGCTCCATCGCGTGTCGATGATCGGCAATGATCTGGCGCTGGATGCGGGCGTCGGCATCTGCGGCAAGGATGGGCAGAGTGTGCCGGTCGGCGTGGGTCAGCCGACGCTGAAGATTGATTCGATGACGGTCGGTGGTACAGCGTCGTGATTATTGCCACCTGAATGGCGGGGCCTTTTTAGGGGCGGGCCCTGCGCGCGATGCTCCCGATTGTGCTGCTTCGCTGGTTCGAAAGATCCTGCAAGGGGAAGTACTTTCCGTGTGAACGCCTGAGTCTATCTACTCTCCAGCACACGAAGTTTCTTCAGTGCCACCGGTTTTGCTATTTTGGTGGAGCCAAACGCCAGATAGCTGCGCTGGGCAGTAAATCTAATTGTTGAGCTTCAGGACGAACCTAGGAGAAACACATGCCGGATAGCAGATATCTTGTTGGCATCGAAGCGGCAATGAAGATCGACATCGATCTATACAGAGGTGGAAATTCATCATCGCCACGTTTGGATCACGTTCGGGACAAGGACGTCGTAAAATATAAGGGCGACTTGACGGGGATCATGATGGTCAAGGGTATGTCCGGAGGCATTTCGACGTTCACGGCCCCCAAGGCGGAAACCAATTGGTGGTGGATAAAGGCCGGGACCCGGTGCCAGCCAAGCTGGTCGTTACGCGCGATACAACGGATCCAAAAACCGGGATCACCCACTACACCATCTGCCCAGCTTCAGACATTTTTCTAACGGAATTCGTCACCCAACTTCAGTCATTCCTGAATATTGAGAGACTTCCGATAGAGCGCGCGATTGAGCTCGGTGGGCGCTGGGAGAATAGATAAAATGATGACTATCGAATGGTCCGAGGTCAATTGTCTGATAGAGGCGTTGGTGCTTCTGGAAGCAAAACATAAAGTGATTCTTGAGGACGCTTCTATCGACGAAGATACTCGCTCTGATCATGTGAATGATCTGGCATACGTCGAAATTCTCATGCACAAGTACGAGCAAATGCGTGATCAAATCCAGGCCGGATAGGCCCCGGTAACAGGCATGACTCCCGGCCCGATCGTCATTCCGGCGAAG
Coding sequences within:
- the rng gene encoding ribonuclease G — its product is MSEEILINVTPRETRVGVVENGMLQEVHVERASKRGYVGNIYKGRVQRVMPGMQAVFVEIGLERAAFLHASDIVRPTPVEGSEGNGHVPSISELVHEGQEIVVQVVKDPISTKGARLSTHLSIPSRYLVLLPYARTLGISARIEDEEERQRLRDVLNPLIGETPLGYIVRTNAEGQSAESLAFDVTYLGKVWRVVQENIAKAKMGERVYEELSLPLRSLRDMLNEDIEKVRVDSRLTFENVVKFVHKFMPNLDDRIEHYDGERPIFDLYGVEDEMQRALKKEVPLKSGGYLVVDQTEAMTTIDVNTGAYLGTRNLEETVYRTNLEAAQAAARQLRLRNLGGIIIIDFIDMSDEEHKRQVLRMLAKGLARDHAKTTVYPMSALGLVEMTRKRTTESLARQLCEPCPACNGRGLLKTAETVTYEIFREITRAVRQFNAQKLLVMANPAVVNRILEEESSAVAELEEFISKSIRFQAEEHYSQEQFDVVLL
- a CDS encoding ATP-binding protein, with amino-acid sequence MTTPILLAWSGGKDCLLALQRLLADPQWQVVGLLTTVNRNYQRVAMHGTQRDVLLAQASSLGLPLVEVMLDWPGSNEAYEAAHAQALVEARMRWPGIRHCAFGDLFLEDVRDYRVRQLGRENWRAVFPLWGEDTASLSRHFLRAGHRAMLCCVDTQQLDASYCGRPYDAALLDALPAGVDPCGERGEFHTLSYAGPLFRQPLKLRRGESVLRDDRFQFTDFLLDEHVAAD
- a CDS encoding sterol desaturase family protein; its protein translation is MSEHSRRQAARDAVTRAARPVAETRELLHRDGELKPGLGKITGVIALSLGFLCLLAVIAFHFPQYLTTPDLRHKYSVDVLRQVLLVGLLVAGGMSLANVILNRQRNLNVMAFVLVIAAVALGGSRVPVGAFPDHTPYIGLDWFILDLLGSTLIFVVIEKLFPLYKGQAIFRKEWQTDLKHFAVNHFIVGLALLSVNFLLHHMFGWLVSSNFQQGVQHIPFLPQLLLCVLVADLAQYWTHRAYHEIPFLWRFHSVHHSVKTMDWLAGSRQHMLELIFTRVCVLAPLYILGFSEAAMNGYILIVGFQAVFNHANVHLPWGPLKYVLVTPDFHHWHHASDDEAIDKNYAAHYAFLDYLFGTAVKSKNQFPESYGVVGDYMPDGFVKQQLFPFRGHKTDGKPTE
- a CDS encoding YhdP family protein; translated protein: MNVLWQRRLHRCARASGWLAGIALILLAVVAALSQLLLPLLAQHPEWVAAQLSARLQRPVSFESMEGRWTPSGPEFVMRGVTVGAAAGQAGAVVKLPEADLRFDFGGWLLPSRHLINLHVRGLQLDLLHQVDGWHVNGIGAAGGNARQPLSLGHLSADLWLEDLRVSVTDAVLDKHYIVLSKQLRLSRQGDQLRFAGALRREGVAATVHSVGRFQLDGSAGQVWASVDGAELKPLLDGVDLSGYAVQDGHGKISAWLDWRDGRLDRSLLQLNLDSLSVSATGGDTVHVTSLHALAGVQRADDGYQLRWAGSDGSALVLNLHQPGTEQVAVDAVARQLQLAPLLPWLALKPGLSPALSQWLGSGHPRGEVKQLRLQWNHHDGLRALELAFSGVGIDAVGTLPGLDSLDGELRGDAGALSVTLPSQPATVDLPQFRQPFVLSRFGGTLAFWSQDGQSHLGIDTLDFSGAGYAGEARGEVVLPTQGGAPFVELYAQLDHADLAAAKLFWPRSMSPASVAWLDRGLQAGQLDDAQVVLRGNLQDWPFPHNEGRFEAHAAISGLSLDYGKDWPRAEDITAVASFVNNGMLVEASGGHALGVKTDKVVALIPDFADPLLDLNAQGSGSGSSLMEFVRKSPVGSHVADTLAKLKLGGSGSFAFHLILPMKHDDVSAQLDGVAQLKDADLSAPEWNLKLDKLNGPLKFDLHGMQAGPLDAGFRGQPSKLQLTVAGANTDPATVLSAQLQGDYRVDELVRDYPTLDWLGKLSDGRGPFDIGFTIAHVAGSDALSQTLSVDSPMQGVALSLPAPLHKVAEENLPLHLSMSLPISGSELRFGLGDALRGYLRLADGEQRPLVGTLALGAQMPTTLPDHDLRVRGHASKLDVTGWVQQVAGGSGSGGPGLESLDISTDQAQWFGNQLGPLKLQAQPQPDVLSVEVEGPAMLGNYSVPTRELDKRGVTARLKRMYWPKAAPAEASSPLHKAADKAPASLATAPALALQDPANTGINPAALPPFHLWVGDLRLGDAKLGEARLETWPTPDGLHIEQLRALSSRVQINGSGDWNGDARSSHTHMRINFAAEDLGGMLGALGFDGLVNGGKTHDQLDARWPGSPSGLSLATMDGTLSIQVNDGRIPEATSPGVGRLLGLVSLAELPRRLTLDFGDVFGKGLAFDSISGDFKLANGNATTTNLVIDGPAANIKVTGRTGLRAKDYDQQMLVIPHVGNSLPLVGAVVGGPIGAAAGFAVQGILGKGLNQAASARYQITGSWENPVITLLEKHAAPLPVAPLLSPDGNSPAAAASAGTPAPPTSLRVPVAAASSVAPASSSSVRH
- a CDS encoding mismatch-specific DNA-glycosylase, with product MSRPTDDHVLPDLLQAGLALVFCGTAAGKRSAAEHAYYAHPGNLFWRALFEAGLTRRLLAPAEFPLLPDYGIGLTDLAKRHSGNDDELPHDAFDAPALRSKIERYSPRLLAFTSKNAARAALGHAVGYGLQDETIGSTQLFVLPSPSGQARGHWDIKPWLALSERYHAIGKPR
- a CDS encoding cytochrome c, producing MRALRWLLLAAVVLIALLLAWLGLAGGHAPTPRSASKVSEATLADPALIAKGQYLATVGDCAGCHTAQGGARLAGGRVMVTPFGDIPVPNITPDRETGLGEWSFEDFWQALHAGKGRHGELLYPAFSYTSYTKVSHDDALAMFAWLQSLPPVHQPARAPSLAFPYSVRNSLKAWRALYFNEGEFKPDPAQSAEWNRGAYLVQGLGHCNECHAARDSLGGTANNALLSGGKIPVQDWYAPDLSTREHGGLEGWSAQDIVDLLKTGQSSRGVAFGPMAAVISDSTQHMTEADLHAVANYLQSLPPRAPATVATTPFDAKALTEQGSKVYAQHCVDCHGKQGEGVAGVYPPLDGNSSVTEPTGINATRMVLLGGFAPVTAANQRPYSMPPFAQQLSDADVAAVVTYLRRSWSNHGSIVRSEQVRASRHTPVD
- the tldD gene encoding metalloprotease TldD: MDSLIALAESKLLSPGGIATGDLDRVFAQLMGPSIDAADLYFQHSRSESWTLEEGIVKDGSHSIEQGVGVRAMSGEKTGFAYSDEIVLPQLLEASKAARAIAHDGNGAGKPLALHNARALYPAIDPVESLPNPDKIALLREVDAYARSRDPRIKQVIVSLAATMDTILIAASDGTLAADVRPLVRINVQVIAEQNGRREQGYAGGGGRYGYGELIENGRALGFADEAVRQALVNLDSVDAPAGQMTVVLGPGWPGVLLHEAIGHGLEGDFNRKGSSAFSGRIGERVAAKGVTIVDDGTLAGLRGSLSIDDEGTPTECTTLIEDGILKGYMQDKLNARLMGMAPTGNGRRESFNALPMPRMTNTYMLAGSHDPAEIIRSVKKGLYAPNFGGGQVDITNGKFTFSASEAYLIEDGKITRPVKGATLIGSGPEVLHRVSMIGNDLALDAGVGICGKDGQSVPVGVGQPTLKIDSMTVGGTAS